One segment of Zymoseptoria tritici IPO323 chromosome 2, whole genome shotgun sequence DNA contains the following:
- a CDS encoding putative ABC transporter (ABC transporter, ABC-C family, MRP type. TC3.A.1.208.These transporters mainly transport conjugated compounds and can be involved in metal resistance.), producing the protein MAIALGSCFCMFLITPSLVDVWEVHWRPDDQNDCKNSQRFLLSSCCVVAAGAFFRSQRICAYLIDEQALVCLQCIICALVGRTNRIHHHGFVIAASCLLTIIIQGTVFYASIEARVSDSSLSRMDLGMSLVQGTSSLYIGLACTCLPQGAQRLSEGREVEPEAVGTLLQKLTFAWVEPLLKCSGNDVRLEVSDLHALECGTAVSLLQLHLETIRSFAREPLWKSLFRSHRPLFFLQWVLTAAMSVLSFLPQICIYNLLRLLEQGGSVGANKDLLWIWAISLGICSLSVQVLGPQMMYLTFAKIEIYVRAQLSALIFEKALRLDDEKGAAENTSPSLGDAPVLTSLDDSGDEDEDGVSKTAQQVLNLVAVDTMRVAEIASRQHVFLGSFLTFVLALVFLVRLVGWVSFALGLLGPLVIIPLNMKASQAYGRAQGGLMRSRDVKLRTLSEILHGIKQIKFTATETRWETKMTGLRDIELKEQRKTFVWATVLRFLFQSSPIVLAMITLSVYALLNGSLSASVAFTALGIFGNLEFSISVLPMAVMQVSAGLVSGERIGTFLEMPEKKPSTVPGDCIRFQQATIKWPGGGHSSFRLREIDATFPRHALSLVCGQSGSGKSLLLAALIGEAEVKRGSITMPQLETRTDNASMAANPEHWIQEGSVAYVSQIPWIENANIQSNILFGLPLDVNRYRAVLQGAALLPDLQNLPDGDLTEIGAQGLNLSGGQRWRLTFARALYSRAEILVLDDIFSAVDAHVGAQLLETLMGELCLARTRILATHHAAQCLDKASCAIFLNPDGSVDRLAEQTMEPTKYVPRTKPQMKEEVSPVWGETSDGASKRPVLKFVQDEAREEGAVKWRTYYAYIKASGGVAAWVLATLLVALSQFTLLSRVWWIKQWTSSQPPVGPSVASSSEQLKARPHGTAFYLAMYVGISLCAALMEAGKCAYVYTSTLRGSRTLFRKMLHTVLRAKLRWLDTTPSGRIVNRFTADFALIDTKLPGDTHTLLSATFALTVVSTACLAVSAYVSICVVMISLLSLYWTRRYLPAAREIRQLEAIAKSPMLELCETSLIGLGVIRAFGAPKRYLRQMCRLVDDYSSIGQSAHLLGQWLSLRIGVLGALYTLVVALVVAAVPDIEVSLAGLALVFVGEFGKSTEEAVRRYSMLHLDMSSTERILEYADMDSEQDTATVHLPSCWPSHGQISFQGVSASYAFGLPPVLRGLTFHVDPQQRIGIAGRTGAGKSSLALALFRFMELSSGTISVDGIDVSRISLHDLRSSMFIVPQDPVLFVGNIRSNLDPLGDHTDDELLESLRKVFLASSSDTRDGHHINIFNNLDSQLSERGLNISQGQRQLLCLARATLMQPRIMVLDEATSAVDHDTDRRIQMSIRASFPDTTLLVIAHRLSTVVDFDRILVMEDGQIVEHGEPKALYRAGGLFRGLVDSSSDAERVRDILSDN; encoded by the exons ATGGCCATTGCACTCGGCTCCTGCTTTTGCATGTTTCTCATCACGCCGAGTCTGGTTGATGTGTGGGAGGTGCATTGGCGACCCGATGACCAGAATGATTGCAAAAATAGTCAACGCTTTCTGCTGTCATCCTGTTGCGTCGTAGCCGCCGGAGCATTCTTC CGATCACAGCGAATATGTGCTTACCTCATCGATGAGCAGGCCTTGGTGTGTCTACAGTGTATCATCTGCGCACTCGTCGGACGGACAAACAGGATCCATCACCACGGCTTCGTTATTGCAGCCTCTTGCTTGCTGACGATCATTATCCAAGGAACGGTATTCTATGCTTCAATCGAAGCCCGCGTAAGCGATTCGTCGCTCAGTCGTATGGACCTTGGCATGTCACTGGTGCAAGGTACATCGTCACTATACATTGGCTTGGCATGTACTTGTCTTCCTCAGGGAGCGCAGAGGCTCAGTGAGGGGCGGGAAGTCGAACCCGAAGCCGTGGGGACGCTCTTGCAGAA ATTGACCTTTGCCTGGGTCGAGCCTCTGCTCAAATGTTCCGGGAATGACGTACGACTTGAAGTGTCAGACCTACACGCCTTGGAGTGTGGTACAGCTGTGTCACTCCTGCAACTTCACCTCGAAACGATCAGGTCTTTCGCTCGGGAGCCCCTTTGGAAGTCTCTTTTCAGATCCCACCGACCTTTGTTCTTCTTACAATGGGTGCTCACCGCTGCCATGAGTGTTCTTTCTTTTTTGCCTCAGATCTGCATCTATAACCTACTTCGACTGCTGGAACAGGGGGGATCAGTCGGTGCTAATAAGGACCTCTTGTGGATCTGGGCCATTTCGCTCGGAATATGCTCTTTGAGCGTTCAAGTTTTGGGTCCACA AATGATGTACCTCACCTTTGCGAAGATCGAGATCTATGTTCGGGCTCAGCTGTCGGCGCTGATTTTCGAGAAAGCCTTGAGGCTAGACGATGAGAAGGGCGCTGCGGAGAATACTTCTCCTTCGCTCGGCGATGCTCCCGTCTTGACATCGCTGGACGACAgtggagatgaagatgaagacggaG TATCCAAGACTGCTCAGCAGGTTCTCAATCTCGTTGCAGTGGATACTATGCGCGTTGCTGAGATTGCTTCTCGTCAACATGTGTTCCTCGGGAGCTTTCTCACATTTGTCCTGGCTTTAGTGTTCCTGGTACGCTTAGTCGGCTGGGTCAGCTTTGCACTCGGCCTGCTTGGACCTCTTGTGATCATCCCTTTGAACATGAAGGCATCCCAAGCATATGGCAGAGCGCAAGGGGGGCTTATGCGGAGCCGGGACGTAAAGCTTCGCACCCTGAGTGAAATCCTGCATGGCATTAAGCAGATCAAATTCACGGCCACCGAGACGCGATGGGAGACCAAGATGACGGGCCTTCGCGACATAGAGTTGAAAGAGCAACGCAAGACTTTCGTCTGGGCAACGGTGTTGAGGTTCCTCTTTCAGTCTAGCCCAATCGTTTTGGCAATGATCACGCTATCAGTGTATGCGCTGCTCAACGGTTCGCTATCAGCATCGGTCGCATTCACGGCGCTAGGAATCTTTGGTAATTTGGAGTTCAGCATAAGCGTACTCCCGATGGCGGTCATGCAGGTGTCCGCTGGTCTTGTCAGCGGTGAGCGGATTGGCACATTCCTTGAGATGCCAGAGAAGAAGCCGAGCACAGTCCCGGGTGACTGCATACGTTTTCAACAAGCCACAATCAAGTGGCCAGGTGGAGGACATTCTTCATTCCGGCTGCGGGAAATCGACGCAACATTTCCACGTCATGCCCTCAG CCTGGTTTGTGGTCAAAGCGGAAGCGGCAAGAGTCTACTGCTCGCTGCTCTTATCGGGGAAGCTGAAGTGAAGCGAGGTAGCATCACTATGCCGCAGCTTGAAACGAGAACAGACAATGCGTCAATGGCAGCCAACCCAGAACATTGGATCCAAGAAGGTTCTGTGGCATATGTGTCTCAAATACCGTGGATCGAGAATGCAAATATTCAAAGCAACATACTTTTCGGCTTACCACTGGACGTGAACAGGTACCGAGCGGTTCTGCAAGGTGCAGCACTGCTCCCTGATTTGCAAAATCTTCCCGACGGCGACCTGACGGAGATCGGAGCCCAAGGCTTGAACCTCAGCGGAGGGCAACGCTGGCGTCTGACCTTCGCTCGAGCGCTGTATTCTCGAGCGGAAATATTGgtgctcgacgacatcttcagCGCCGTGGATGCTCATGTTGGTGCTCAATTGTTGGAGACTCTCATGGGCGAGCTTTGTCTGGCCCGAACGAGGATCCTGGCCACGCATCATGCCGCCCAGTGTCTAGACAAAGCATCCTGTGCCATATTTCTCAACCCGGACGGATCCGTCGATCGTCTCGCCGAGCAAACGATGGAACCCACGAAGTACGTACCTCGTACAAAGCCGCAAATGAAAGAAGAGGTCAGTCCAGTCTGGGGCGAGACCTCGGACGGAGCATCAAAACGTCCAGTCCTGAAGTTCGTGCAAGACGAGgctcgagaagaaggcgCGGTTAAGTGGAGGACGTACTACGCATACATCAAGGCATCCGGCGGCGTGGCTGCTTGGGTACTGGCAACATTGCTAGTAGCATTGTCTCAGTTCACCCTACTCAGTCGTGTGTGGTGGATCAAGCAGTGGACCTCCTCTCAACCCCCAGTTGGCCCATCTGTTGCTTCTTCCTCAGAGCAATTGAAAGCCCGACCCCACGGCACGGCTTTCTATCTTGCCATGTACGTGGGCATCTCGCTATGTGCTGCTCTGATGGAGGCCGGGAAGTGCGCCTACGTTTATACCTCGACTCTTCGGGGCTCTCGGACGCTCTTCCGCAAAATGCTTCACACGGTGCTCCGTGCAAAGCTCAGATGGCTGGATACCACACCTTCGGGTCGCATCGTGAATCGCTTCACCGCGGACTTTGCGCTGATCGACACAAAGCTTCCCGGCGATACCCACACACTGCTGTCGGCGACTTTTGCTCTTACTGTGGTATCTACTGCATGTCTGGCGGTCTCAGCTTATGTTTCGATTTGCGTGGTAATGATATCGCTGCTCAGTTTGTACTGGACGAGAAGATATCTGCCTGCTGCAAGGGAAATTCGACAGCTTgaagctatagctaagtCTCCCATGCTGGAGCTTTGCGAGACGAGCCTGATAGGACTGGGTGTGATACGGGCGTTCGGTGCTCCCAAGCGATATTTACGGCAAATGTGCCGCCTGGTCGACGACTACAGCAGTATCGGACAATCAGCGCATCTCCTCGGCCAATGGCTCTCGCTACGCATAGGCGTTCTGGGCGCTCTGTATACCTTGGTCGTTGCATTGGTCGTTGCCGCAGTGCCTGACATCGAAGTGTCGTTGGCGGGCCTGGCATTAgtcttcgtcggcgagtTCGGGAAGAGCACGGAAGAAGCGGTTCGTCGGTACTCCATGCTACATCTGGATATGAGCTCAACCGAACGCATTCTAGAGTATGCCGACATGGACTCTGAGCAAGATACCGCCACTGTACACCTGCCATCCTGCTGGCCTTCTCACGGACAGATATCTTTCCAGGGCGTCTCTGCTTCGTACGCTTTCGGTTTGCCTCCGGTCCTCCGGGGTCTGACCTTTCACGTCGACCCCCAACAACGCATCGGCATAGCTGGCCGCACCGGTGCAGGGAAGTCGTCCCTGGCTCTTGCGCTGTTCCGCTTCATGGAGCTTTCAAGTGGTACCATCTCCGTCGACGGCATTGACGTTTCGCGGATCAGTCTGCATGATCTCCGCTCAAGCATGTTCATTGTTCCTCAGGATCCGGTGCTTTTTGTCGGAAATATCCGCAGCAACCTAGATCCCCTGGGTGATCACACGGACGACGAGCTGCTGGAAAGTCTAAGGAAAGTCTTTCTCGCCTCATCGTCTGATACGAGGGACGGTCACCACATCAACATCTTCAACAACCTGGACTCGCAACTGTCGGAGAGAGGATTGAACATCTCTCAAGGTCAGCGTCAACTCCTTTGCCTTGCGCGAGCGACGCTGATGCAACCGAGGATCATGGTCCTCGACGAGGCCACCAGTGCCGTTGACCACGACACTGATCGACGCATCCAGATGAGCATTCGTGCTTCGTTTCCGGACACCACGCTTCTTGTAATAGCGCATCGCCTCAGCACAGTGGTCGACTTTGACCGCATACTGGTCATGGAAGACGGTCAAATTGTCGAACATGGAGAGCCGAAAGCGCTCTATCGCGCTGGAGGCTTGTTTCGCGGCCTTGTTGACAGCAGTAGTGACGCCGAACGAGTTCGGGACATTCTTTCGGACAACTGA